In Pseudobacter ginsenosidimutans, the following are encoded in one genomic region:
- a CDS encoding SusC/RagA family TonB-linked outer membrane protein encodes MRLTALFINAAFLLFCVSGMSQTITFSGKETPLKKLFQVIEKQTGYVVSGDKNILTASKPVTVSVDNVPLEQFLQLVFKDQGITYRFREKNIFLSKQEAPPNQQQPAPSAPAVVPPAIVTGTVRSASGELLVGVSIRVKGSPTIGTVTNTQGSFRLGNIEKNTILQLSMIGYEPIEIRIREQSGSYTANSVKKDLDENVKATPGQIVTVEIVLETSNNQMNQVIVNGYSNINKNNFTGSAVTISRKELLKVSPNNVLRSLQIFDPSFKVIDNNSLGSDPNNINPIYIRGRSGIGDVTLPDDEAALSPTQLRNDPNLPTFILDGYEVPVQRIFDLDPTRVESITILKDAASTAIYGSRAANGVVVIETVKPVSGRLRVNYSMNGSVSVPDLSGYHLLNAREKLELERISGLFDPRQNDLPEQAMIRERSYYAKLAEVNRGVETDWLSQPLRTDLNHRHNILLEGGSKEFVFGADLNFARTQGIMKGSARGNNSIGFSISYRKNNLMFRNYIQWNNIQSQESPFGSFSNYARQNPYETIRDEEGNYLKELGDWGHPGSRGNPLYDAHLKSYNRTTQNDFSNNFNLRWTITDGLRLDTRVAVMLQKSQQQDFKDPASSQFDRLDFTKKGTKAILDDEMQTWDFNALLVYGKGYGKHYLNTTIGANAAQKNMTRSGYSVVGFLTGNTDDVNFAADILSKPTGDNEKSRLLGFMASANYSYDNIYLLDFSGRYDGASQFGSNVRFAPFWSLGAGINLHNYKGVQENYPWLTNFKLRTNYGQVGKAGFSQSVSKSTYRYNFDNWYAFGIGANLVTIANPDLEWEKTTMFDAGFDITVFNKLSLTVNYYNKKTVDLIGDITLPFSTGFKSYKSNLGEILNEGYEISARYQVLTRKNFNLNVYATAAHNRNKFLKIGDALKEYNNRVEQYYKDHSVVNKPLNKYFEGASQTAIYAMKSLGINPADGREVFLDQNGQTTYTWNQSQHVVVGDSEPKLRALSD; translated from the coding sequence ATGCGACTAACTGCTTTATTCATTAATGCGGCCTTCCTTCTTTTTTGCGTATCCGGAATGTCACAAACCATCACTTTCTCAGGGAAGGAAACGCCTCTGAAGAAACTGTTCCAGGTGATCGAAAAACAAACCGGGTATGTGGTTTCAGGAGATAAGAACATCCTCACCGCATCCAAACCCGTGACCGTATCTGTTGACAACGTTCCGCTGGAACAATTCCTCCAGCTCGTTTTCAAGGATCAGGGCATCACTTATCGTTTCAGGGAAAAGAATATCTTTCTTTCCAAACAGGAAGCGCCTCCCAATCAGCAACAGCCTGCGCCATCCGCTCCTGCAGTGGTTCCGCCGGCCATCGTTACCGGAACTGTGCGCTCAGCGTCTGGAGAATTACTGGTAGGCGTATCGATCCGTGTGAAAGGATCACCCACCATTGGCACCGTTACCAATACACAGGGTTCTTTCCGGTTGGGCAATATCGAAAAGAACACGATCCTCCAATTGTCGATGATCGGCTATGAACCCATCGAGATCCGCATCCGCGAACAGTCTGGCAGTTATACGGCCAACTCCGTGAAGAAAGACCTTGACGAGAATGTGAAGGCTACACCCGGGCAGATTGTAACTGTCGAGATCGTGTTGGAAACGAGCAATAACCAGATGAACCAGGTGATCGTGAATGGTTACTCCAATATCAACAAGAATAATTTTACAGGATCGGCAGTAACCATCAGCCGGAAAGAATTGCTGAAAGTGTCGCCCAATAACGTGTTGCGCAGTTTGCAGATCTTCGATCCTTCCTTCAAGGTCATCGATAATAACAGTCTCGGTTCCGATCCCAACAATATCAACCCCATCTATATTCGCGGCCGTTCAGGTATCGGTGATGTTACACTGCCCGATGATGAAGCAGCGCTTTCTCCCACACAGCTTCGCAATGATCCGAATCTTCCCACCTTCATCCTCGATGGTTATGAAGTTCCTGTTCAAAGGATCTTCGATCTTGATCCCACACGCGTGGAGTCTATTACCATTCTCAAGGATGCTGCTTCTACCGCCATTTATGGATCGCGTGCAGCAAATGGAGTAGTGGTGATAGAAACGGTGAAACCGGTGAGCGGACGTTTACGCGTGAATTATTCAATGAATGGAAGTGTATCTGTACCCGACCTTTCAGGTTATCACCTGCTCAATGCAAGAGAGAAACTGGAACTGGAAAGGATCTCCGGTTTGTTCGATCCCCGTCAGAATGATTTGCCTGAGCAGGCAATGATCCGGGAGCGCAGCTATTATGCAAAACTGGCTGAAGTGAACAGGGGCGTGGAAACCGACTGGCTCTCACAACCACTTCGCACTGATCTGAATCACCGGCACAATATCCTGCTTGAAGGTGGATCGAAAGAATTCGTTTTCGGTGCAGATCTCAACTTCGCACGTACGCAGGGCATCATGAAAGGCTCAGCAAGAGGCAATAACTCCATCGGTTTTTCCATTTCCTACAGGAAGAATAACCTGATGTTCAGGAACTATATTCAATGGAATAATATACAATCACAGGAATCCCCATTCGGTTCCTTCAGTAACTATGCGCGACAGAATCCCTATGAAACCATCCGTGATGAAGAAGGTAATTACCTGAAAGAGCTGGGAGATTGGGGGCATCCGGGCAGTCGTGGCAATCCTTTGTACGACGCACATCTGAAAAGCTACAATCGTACCACGCAGAATGATTTCTCCAACAATTTCAATCTTCGCTGGACCATTACCGATGGGCTTCGCCTCGATACCCGTGTTGCAGTAATGCTGCAGAAAAGCCAGCAGCAGGATTTCAAAGACCCGGCATCGTCCCAGTTCGACAGACTGGATTTCACCAAAAAAGGAACAAAGGCCATCCTGGATGATGAGATGCAAACCTGGGATTTCAATGCATTGCTTGTTTATGGAAAAGGATACGGTAAACATTATCTCAACACTACTATCGGCGCCAATGCTGCTCAAAAGAATATGACGCGTTCAGGTTACTCTGTTGTTGGTTTTCTCACGGGCAATACAGATGATGTGAATTTTGCCGCAGATATCCTCAGCAAACCAACGGGCGATAATGAAAAATCCCGGCTGCTGGGTTTTATGGCTTCCGCCAACTACAGCTACGACAATATTTACCTGCTTGATTTCTCAGGCCGTTATGATGGCGCTTCACAATTCGGTTCCAATGTGCGTTTCGCGCCTTTCTGGTCCCTGGGCGCTGGTATCAATCTTCATAATTACAAAGGTGTACAGGAGAACTATCCCTGGCTGACCAATTTCAAGCTGCGCACCAACTACGGACAGGTGGGTAAAGCAGGTTTCTCACAAAGTGTATCAAAAAGCACATACAGATACAATTTCGATAACTGGTATGCATTCGGTATCGGCGCTAACCTGGTAACCATCGCTAATCCTGATCTGGAGTGGGAGAAAACAACCATGTTCGATGCAGGTTTCGATATCACTGTTTTCAACAAGCTCAGTCTTACCGTCAATTATTACAATAAGAAAACGGTAGACCTGATCGGTGATATCACGCTGCCTTTTTCAACCGGATTCAAATCCTACAAAAGCAACCTGGGCGAGATCTTGAATGAAGGGTACGAGATCAGTGCAAGGTACCAGGTGCTGACCCGGAAAAATTTCAACCTGAATGTGTATGCCACTGCAGCGCATAACAGGAATAAATTCCTGAAGATCGGAGACGCGCTGAAAGAATACAATAACCGCGTTGAGCAATATTACAAGGACCATTCCGTGGTGAACAAGCCATTGAACAAGTACTTTGAAGGAGCTTCCCAAACCGCCATCTATGCAATGAAATCGCTGGGCATCAATCCCGCGGATGGACGTGAAGTGTTTTTAGACCAGAATGGTCAGACCACTTACACCTGGAATCAGTCGCAGCACGTAGTGGTAGGTGATTCCGAACCGAAGCTCAGGGCTCTTTCGGATTGA
- a CDS encoding FecR family protein, translating to MNEISKTIADLIRKHLNDELNDQEKQELDNWVQQSEEHRLFFEQLTHEETLAATISEYETSRKIIFEKIKKAIPLSGETEIKSAGIRRLNPGRLTAIAASILVIGGVLVWWSVDRKDNRIAETTARPVIQQDLQPASEGAILKLADGKEIILDETKDGAIAQEGNTQITKSEGLLSYNGTDPSAKVLYNTLSTPKGRIYKLSLPDGSRVWLNAASSIRFPTAFTGNERNVEISGEVYFEIRKDVEKPFLVKVDHQTTIEVLGTEFNVNAYQNEKILRTTLLTGAIRMQSQDQPGTSVVLKPGQQAQWKNIPAIQPFTVVQQVNIEKVMGWKNGYFSFDDLTLEELMREVERWYDVEVLYENGVPSKSFFGKVNRNLSLLDFMEG from the coding sequence ATGAATGAAATTTCAAAAACCATTGCGGACCTGATCCGTAAGCATCTCAATGATGAACTGAACGATCAGGAAAAACAGGAATTAGATAATTGGGTACAACAGTCTGAAGAACACCGGCTTTTTTTTGAACAACTCACCCATGAAGAAACCCTGGCCGCCACTATCAGCGAATATGAGACAAGCAGGAAGATCATATTCGAGAAAATAAAAAAAGCGATCCCGCTTAGCGGGGAAACAGAAATAAAAAGCGCAGGCATCAGGAGGTTGAATCCCGGGAGACTTACTGCCATTGCGGCTTCTATCCTGGTGATCGGAGGAGTATTGGTTTGGTGGAGTGTGGACAGGAAAGACAACAGGATCGCTGAGACTACCGCCAGGCCGGTAATACAGCAGGACCTACAGCCAGCTTCAGAAGGAGCCATCCTGAAACTGGCCGATGGAAAAGAAATTATCCTGGACGAAACGAAGGATGGCGCAATTGCACAGGAAGGAAATACACAGATCACCAAATCGGAAGGACTGCTTTCCTACAATGGTACTGATCCTTCCGCCAAAGTTCTTTACAATACCCTTTCTACGCCCAAAGGAAGGATCTATAAACTTTCCCTTCCGGATGGTTCCAGGGTCTGGTTGAATGCGGCAAGTTCCATCCGTTTCCCTACAGCCTTTACAGGCAATGAAAGGAATGTGGAGATCAGCGGCGAAGTGTATTTCGAGATAAGGAAAGACGTGGAAAAACCTTTCCTGGTAAAAGTAGACCATCAAACTACCATCGAGGTACTGGGAACCGAGTTCAATGTGAACGCTTATCAGAATGAAAAGATACTTCGCACAACATTGCTTACCGGGGCTATCAGGATGCAGAGCCAGGATCAGCCAGGGACCAGCGTTGTGCTGAAACCCGGACAGCAGGCGCAATGGAAGAATATACCGGCCATCCAACCTTTCACTGTGGTGCAGCAGGTGAATATCGAAAAAGTGATGGGATGGAAAAATGGCTATTTCAGTTTCGATGATCTTACGCTGGAAGAGCTGATGCGGGAAGTGGAGCGATGGTATGATGTGGAAGTATTGTATGAGAATGGAGTTCCGTCAAAATCATTTTTTGGAAAAGTGAACAGGAATCTTTCCCTGTTGGATTTTATGGAGGGATGA
- a CDS encoding RNA polymerase sigma factor, producing MSNIEIDYDTILKFRNGDEPAFTAIYNHFYNNIFSFCKYLLPTIEDARDMTAQIFILLWEKKEALDSYKHLRAFLFLNARNKCYNFLRNQKNRTAIDKEISDFSNAEQMSILFSEIESELITSIREEVEKLPEYYRKILQLSYFQGYNNQEIADMLQISEKTVRNAKSIALKTVRMVFLNRNMKIGFPLASVFFFN from the coding sequence ATGTCAAACATTGAAATTGACTATGACACCATACTGAAATTCAGGAACGGGGATGAGCCGGCCTTTACCGCCATATACAATCATTTTTACAACAATATCTTCTCATTCTGCAAATACCTTCTCCCAACAATCGAGGACGCCAGGGATATGACGGCGCAGATTTTTATCCTGCTTTGGGAAAAAAAGGAAGCGCTGGATTCATATAAGCACCTGCGTGCCTTCCTGTTCCTGAACGCCAGGAATAAATGCTATAATTTTTTGCGCAACCAAAAGAACAGAACTGCCATTGACAAAGAGATCAGTGATTTCTCCAATGCAGAACAGATGTCGATCCTCTTTTCCGAAATCGAGTCTGAACTGATCACCAGCATCCGCGAAGAAGTGGAAAAACTGCCTGAGTATTACAGGAAGATCCTGCAGTTATCCTATTTCCAGGGATATAATAACCAGGAGATCGCAGACATGCTTCAGATCAGTGAAAAAACTGTTCGCAATGCAAAGTCCATCGCATTGAAAACAGTAAGGATGGTGTTCCTGAACCGGAACATGAAAATCGGATTCCCACTGGCCTCTGTATTTTTTTTCAATTAA
- a CDS encoding MutS-related protein: MSFLTDKQTLDDLNITGKFKPQSIFNLFNHTQTSGGEKLLEKMFNQPLSNPAAINSRSEVFRFFHERKLSFPFGHQVFQEAEVWLGAGTSGSFLGVAGGLLQKKFLHMAVKDEQYEHLQRGLLAAVEVFSNLRDFLQKINNDFPDTELFKIIKDLFSGPKMQWMQELQNTKPAVMQLAKYDHLVRHVLREDVENILDFIYHLDVYIAVSDTARAQKLQYAKALPKDEYIFRATALRHPALERAVANPLSLHEDQNVLFLTGANMAGKSTFMKSLGIAVYLAHMGFPVAAGEMVFSVRDGLYTSINVPDNLNLGYSHFYAEVLRVRKVAEEVAKGNDLVIIFDELFKGTNVKDAYDATLAVTKEYAAYHNSFFVISTHIIEVGEVLQHDCDNLQFSYLPTIMEGSVPRYTYTLTTGITNDRHGMLIIENERILEMIED, from the coding sequence ATGAGCTTCCTCACAGATAAGCAAACACTGGACGACCTCAATATTACCGGGAAGTTCAAGCCTCAATCCATATTCAATCTTTTCAACCACACGCAAACATCGGGTGGTGAAAAATTACTGGAAAAGATGTTCAACCAGCCGCTGTCAAATCCTGCGGCCATTAATAGTCGCAGTGAAGTATTCAGGTTTTTTCACGAGCGAAAGCTGTCGTTTCCATTCGGTCATCAGGTTTTCCAGGAAGCGGAAGTCTGGCTTGGCGCCGGCACATCCGGTTCTTTTCTGGGAGTAGCAGGCGGTTTGCTGCAGAAGAAATTCCTGCATATGGCGGTGAAAGATGAGCAGTATGAACACCTCCAACGCGGCCTGCTTGCTGCTGTTGAAGTGTTCAGCAATTTGCGCGATTTTCTGCAAAAAATAAACAACGATTTCCCTGATACAGAACTATTCAAAATCATAAAGGACTTATTCTCCGGCCCTAAGATGCAGTGGATGCAGGAATTACAGAACACAAAACCTGCAGTGATGCAACTCGCAAAATATGATCATCTGGTTCGTCATGTACTCCGGGAAGATGTAGAGAATATACTCGACTTCATTTATCATCTGGACGTTTACATCGCAGTCAGCGATACTGCACGCGCCCAAAAACTACAATATGCCAAAGCCTTGCCAAAGGATGAATACATTTTCCGGGCTACGGCATTGAGGCATCCTGCGCTCGAAAGAGCAGTAGCCAATCCGCTCAGCCTGCATGAAGATCAGAACGTCCTTTTTCTCACAGGGGCCAATATGGCCGGCAAATCCACTTTCATGAAGTCTCTGGGTATTGCCGTATACCTGGCCCATATGGGATTTCCAGTGGCTGCCGGGGAGATGGTGTTTTCCGTGAGGGACGGATTGTATACTTCCATCAATGTGCCTGACAACCTGAACCTGGGTTACAGCCATTTTTATGCGGAAGTATTGCGCGTGAGGAAGGTGGCGGAAGAAGTGGCAAAGGGGAATGATCTCGTGATCATCTTCGATGAACTTTTCAAGGGAACCAATGTGAAGGACGCTTATGATGCCACCCTCGCCGTTACCAAAGAGTATGCTGCATATCACAATAGTTTCTTCGTGATCTCAACCCATATCATCGAAGTGGGAGAAGTGTTGCAGCATGATTGTGATAACCTGCAATTTTCTTATCTTCCCACCATTATGGAAGGCAGCGTACCGCGCTATACGTATACACTTACAACAGGTATCACCAATGATCGTCATGGGATGTTGATCATTGAGAACGAAAGGATCCTGGAAATGATAGAAGATTAA